The Pectobacterium parmentieri genome segment GCGCAAGGCGGCGGCTCGGTCGAGGCCAACTGGAAACTGAAGAGTGGATTTAGCCTGAATTCCCTCTCCTCATTGCGCTATTTCCGCGTCTTGCCCAGTACGGCGGACAACTGGAACATTCCGCTCTATAACGACAGCGGTGCCGATGTACGCGATCGCGTCTGGTCACAAAGCTTTTGGCTGGATTCGCCCAAAGGCAATAAGGTCGATTACTCACTCGGCGTCGATTACTGGGGAGAGAACCTCGATACCGAGGTAAACAGTCGCTACTACAACGACAATCGCGTGCGGACGTGGGTAGGGAATGGCTATCAGGGTATTAACGTGCAGCGCTTTGGTACGCTAGATGACACCGTTTATTCCGTCTATGGTCGCGGAACCTGGCACGCTGCCGATAAGCTGGACGTCATCGTCGGCCTGCGCCACACCTACGAGAAAAAAGAGGGAACGTTTGTCCGCAGGAACCGCGCAACCTTCGATTCTGGCCCACTCTCGCAAACCAACCGCCTGCCTTCAGGCTCTGTCAGCCTGAACTGGTTTGCGGCACCCAACGTCACTCCTTACCTCACGCTGGGCTACGGGGAAAAATCCGGCGGCCTGAACGTGTCATCCGGGGCAGCAAGGCAGTTGGGGATTGACTCGTTGTACGTCGATCCAGAGAAAACTCGCTCGGCGGAGCTGGGGGTTAAAACCCACTGGCTACAGCGCAAAGTGGAATGGAATACCGCGCTGTTCTGGAGCGTCGTCGAAGATTTCCAGAATAACGCCTATGACGAAGAAACGGATACCAGCTACCTGATTAATGCCGGGAAATTCCGCTCACGCGGCGGGGAATCTCAGCTAACGCTACGCCCGCTTGATGGTCTGAGCATCAGTCTGGCCGGTACGCTGCTGGATGCCAGTTATCTGAACTTCCCTAACGCCCGCTGCCCGGCAGAAATTTCCGCCGTCTCGTGCGATATGTCAGGAAAGCGCGTCTTCAAATCCCCCACGCTGAGCTACAACACGCGCGTGCGTTATCAGTGGGATACGCCAAACAATCTGCAAGCTTCGGTTTCCGGGCAATGGTCATGGCGGAGCTGGGCTTACGGTACGCTCGATGATTCCGAGAGCAACCGTATTCCGGCCTACGGCGTCCTGAACCTGTCTAGCGGGCTGAGCGGCAAGCAAGGTGACAACCGCTGGAACGTATCGCTGTGGGTGAAAAATGCGTTGGATAAGAACTACTACCGCTCCGTCAGAGGCTCCAGCGCCACGACAGGCGTGATTGGCGAACCGCGCATGGTCGGGATATCGGTCGGGTACGACTTCAAGGGGTAATGTCATGAAGCAGATGACGTATTCACGCCGACGCTTCCTACGTGACAGCACGCTGCTGGCGCTGTCGGCACCGTTCTGGACCTCTGCTGCTGCGCCTTTGGCAGCGGCTTCCAACCGCACTGGCGAAGCCGCGCCGCAGGCCAGCCTGCGCTGGCTGGACGGGCAGATCCCCCGTTCGTTTACGGGCGTCACCTGGGGTGTGCCCTGGCCGCAGGGGGCGGTGCGCAGCGATAGCGATTTCGCGTTGTACGACGCGCAGCAGCAAGCCTATAGCCTGCAAAGCTGGCCACTCGCCCGCTGGCCAGACGGCTCGATTAAATGGTCGGCACATGCTCTGGGCGGCGATGCCGCGCCGAAAGACGGCCTGACGCTGCGTCCGATTTCCGTTAAGGACGTGCCGACAGGTTCAGAGATGGTTAGCGAACACGCGCGCGGCTGGACAATCGATACCGGCCATATTCGCTGCGTCATTCCACGTTCAGGTTCTCGCCTGATCGAAGAAATATGGCGAGATGGTCGGCTAGCGTTAACCAACGGCAGGTTGGTGCTGCGTATGCAGCGCGGAGCAGAGACAGACAGTACGCTGGCGCAGGACGCCTATCAGGGGGTGATCGACACGGTTACCGTGGAGCAAAGCGGGTCGCAGCGCACGGTGATTGCGCTACGCGGCACGCATCACGCCGAACCACAGGGGGTTGCGCACATCCCCTTTATTATCCGGCTGTATAGCTATGCGAATACCGATTCGCTGCGCGTGGTGCACACCTTACTCTATGACAACGACAACGATCTCCTCAGCCTGAAAGGACTTGGGCTGGCGTTCGACGTTCCGTTACGGGGAGAGTTGCACGATCGTCATGTACGCTTCGTCTCGGATCAGGGCGGGCTTTTTCGTGAAGCGGTACGCGGTCTGAGCGGATTACGCCGCGATCCTGGTGCGGCCGTTATCGCTGCCCAGCTAGCGGGGCAAGCGACGCCGCCGATAGCAAATTTCTCACCGGAGGTCGGCAAACGGCTGGATTATATTCCCGCGTTTGGCAGCTATCGCCTGACCCAGCACCATCCCGACGGTTTTCAGATCCATAAGCGTACCGCGACTGGACAGGGTTGGCTGCTTTCCGCCACGGGAGAACGGGCAGC includes the following:
- a CDS encoding TonB-dependent receptor — protein: MYFKKHQPYLKKHQHKITSGILMSCVLTLPATTQAADPQIATDNVPQTEATTAAPVQLKRVKVNAQRAPIQPPTTLASVIDGKTLEEERLYRFEELSQLVTGLDVDTVDVMDTTVTIRGIGDGGESGTNIGMPGSVGLFVDGVYLSRPGVISNDLLDIDSTRVLKGPQGAAYGFNTTGGAIDIRTRKPTFTPEYSLEQSFGQRGYLQSKLMASGPLSDHWAGRINLSRTERGGNVTNIENGHKLGGSTNNGVRGQLLYQPNESFSLRITGDYSDSTQRPVSVLVSATDAFRTRAEQTGLKVVGGRQVAMDDENVIRVAQGGGSVEANWKLKSGFSLNSLSSLRYFRVLPSTADNWNIPLYNDSGADVRDRVWSQSFWLDSPKGNKVDYSLGVDYWGENLDTEVNSRYYNDNRVRTWVGNGYQGINVQRFGTLDDTVYSVYGRGTWHAADKLDVIVGLRHTYEKKEGTFVRRNRATFDSGPLSQTNRLPSGSVSLNWFAAPNVTPYLTLGYGEKSGGLNVSSGAARQLGIDSLYVDPEKTRSAELGVKTHWLQRKVEWNTALFWSVVEDFQNNAYDEETDTSYLINAGKFRSRGGESQLTLRPLDGLSISLAGTLLDASYLNFPNARCPAEISAVSCDMSGKRVFKSPTLSYNTRVRYQWDTPNNLQASVSGQWSWRSWAYGTLDDSESNRIPAYGVLNLSSGLSGKQGDNRWNVSLWVKNALDKNYYRSVRGSSATTGVIGEPRMVGISVGYDFKG